One region of Bactrocera neohumeralis isolate Rockhampton chromosome 5, APGP_CSIRO_Bneo_wtdbg2-racon-allhic-juicebox.fasta_v2, whole genome shotgun sequence genomic DNA includes:
- the LOC126759279 gene encoding guanine nucleotide-binding protein subunit beta-5 codes for MADCAPTPNASDKMASLLKEAENLKIKLEEERAKLNDINLWTVAERLEPIAFVNIKPRKVLKGHQAKVLCTDWSPDKRHIISSSQDGRLIIWDAFTTNKEHFITMPTTWIMACAYSPSGNFVACGGLDNKVTVYPITSDDEMAAKKRTVGTHTSYMSCCIYPNSDQQILTGSGDSTCALWDVESGQLLQSFHGHSGDVMAIDLAPNETGNTFVSGSCDRMAFIWDMRSGHVVQSFEGHQSDVNTVKFHPSGDAIATGSDDSSCRLFDMRADREVAVFAKESIIFGINSVDFSVSGRLLFAGYNDYTVNLWDTLKSERICLLYGHENKVSCVQVSPDGTALSTGSWDYTIRVWA; via the coding sequence ATGGCAGACTGTGCTCCAACACCTAATGCCAGTGATAAGATGGCCAGCTTGTTGAAGGAAgcggaaaatttgaaaattaaacttGAGGAAGAACGTGCTAAATTGAATGATATTAATTTATGGACTGTAGCAGAACGGCTCGAGCCCATTGCTTTTGTTAATATAAAACCACGCAAAGTACTCAAAGGACATCAGGCAAAAGTTCTTTGTACAGATTGGAGTCCAGATAAGCGTCACATAATTTCCTCATCTCAGGATGGCCGTCTCATCATCTGGGACGCATTTACCACAAACAAAGAACACTTCATTACCATGCCCACCACTTGGATTATGGCATGTGCATATTCTCCATCGGGCAATTTTGTTGCTTGTGGTGGTTTAGACAATAAAGTTACCGTATATCCTATAACGTCAGATGATGAGATGGCTGCTAAAAAACGAACAGTTGGTACACACACTAGCTACATGTCCTGCTGTATTTATCCAAATTCCGACCAGCAAATCCTCACGGGAAGCGGTGATTCTACATGTGCTTTGTGGGATGTAGAAAGCGGACAATTACTTCAGAGTTTTCATGGGCATTCTGGTGATGTTATGGCGATTGATTTAGCGCCAAATGAAACCGGAAATACATTCGTTTCTGGCAGTTGTGATCGTATGGCCTTTATATGGGACATGCGTTCAGGACATGTTGTACAATCGTTTGAAGGACATCAGTCAGACGTTAATACTGTCAAATTTCATCCTAGTGGAGACGCCATAGCAACAGGCTCAGACGATAGTAGCTGTCGTTTGTTCGATATGCGTGCCGATAGGGAAGTAGCTGTGTTCGCTAAGGAGAGCATAATTTTTGGTATTAACTCAGTGGACTTCTCAGTGAGCGGCCGTTTACTATTTGCTGGATATAATGATTACACAGTGAATCTCTGGGATACGCTTAAATCGGAacgtatttgtcttttatatgGTCATGAAAATAAGGTATCCTGTGTGCAGGTGTCACCAGACGGCACTGCATTATCCACTGGCAGTTGGGATTACACCATACGCGTATGGGCataa